A DNA window from Anastrepha ludens isolate Willacy chromosome 6, idAnaLude1.1, whole genome shotgun sequence contains the following coding sequences:
- the LOC128867647 gene encoding transcription factor grauzone-like, whose amino-acid sequence MFDKLSCILCLEKGSPFSGQINIDSEELESVKVREIIEKHFKEELSMMAYFSTKVVCNQCWELVQSFHEFYVRVQNAHLAASNTLKSLQELEIAVTEIKTEPDAIDELASPPKRRRGRPRRQKMAEDSSEFLPIALKECSVRIEQLTFPNSNNIQDNQQDKNIEKVDIKSEILPEETADANYSSKLSDDLNELRSPIPSSPNDHEDVVHSLTPKKKVRTKRRLKRKQSEQKREPKQIKRTRHKTSDYDEYIAQHFKLVCFLCQTSLTDFRELKIHCREQHQIDGYVKCCGKKLYKRGVLVDHIHFHNDPEYFKCLRCDKLMSDRRGLETHTQFFHGSRERIYRCDICSKRFFRREVLARHYVIHAPDEQKVVKCTQCEKTFCNEYNMRQHLKLVHLHLYNKICDICGKSFHGGEAFRRHQEEHSDLPRSLIKCELCDAELTTKYGLARHMKVMHTEEYQTPQVCPICSKVSPTLRSQQTHFKYMHATEKKHVCKLCDKAFKRPNDLREHMTTHTGEVLYTCTFCPQTFNSNANMYAHRKRKHPKEWAEKCAKKRTSIGIGQLVQKDLVSIMESADAEESK is encoded by the exons ATGTTTGATAAATTGTCCTGTATATTATGCTTGGAAAAAGGTAGTCCTTTCAGTGGACAAATAAATATAGATTCAGAAGAGCTGGAGTCTGTGAAAGTCCGTGAAATTATCGAAAAGCATTTCAAGGAAGAG CTGAGCATGATGGCATACTTTTCAACGAAAGTTGTATGCAATCAATGTTGGGAATTGGTCCAATCTTTTCATGAATTCTATGTGCGTGTGCAGAACGCACACTTGGCAGCAAGTAACACTCTAAAATCATTACAAGAGCTAGAGATAGCtgttacagaaataaaaacggaGCCTGACGCAATAGACGAGTTAGCATCACCTCCAAAACGTCGTCGTGGCCGTCCTCGTCGTCAAAAGATGGCCGAAGATTCTTCAGAGTTTCTGCCAATCGCCTTAAAAGAATGCAGTGTTAGAATTGAGCAACTGACATTTCCAAATAGCAATAATATTCAAGATAACCAGCaagataaaaatatagaaaaagtagatattaaaagtgaaatattgCCAGAGGAAACGGCAGACGCAAATTATTCATCGAAATTATCTGATGACTTAAATGAATTAAGAAGTCCAATACCTTCAAGTCCAAACGACCATGAAGATGTAGTGCATTCTTTAACACCAAAAAAGAAGGTTCGTACTAAAAGAAggctaaaaagaaaacaaagtgaacaaaaaagagagccaaaacaaataaaaagaacaCGGCATAAAACATCGGACTATGATGAATACATTgctcaacattttaaattaGTCTGCTTTCTTTGTCAAACATCTCTAACAGATTTTAGAGAACTTAAAATTCATTGTCGTGAACAGCATCAAATAGATGGATATGTAAAATGTTGTGGAAAGAAGTTATATAAACGAGGTGTACTCGTTGACCATATCCACTTTCATAACGATCCCGAATATTTTAAATGTCTGCGTTGTGACAAATTGATGTCCGACCGTCGAGGGCTTGAAACGCATACTCAATTTTTCCATGGCTCTAGAGAACGCATTTATCGTTGTGACATTTGTTCTAAAAGATTCTTTCGTCGTGAAGTTCTTGCTCGACATTATGTTATACATGCTCCCGATGAACAAAAAGTTGTTAAGTGCACGCAATGTGAGAAAAC GTTCTGTAATGAATACAATATGAGACAGCATTTGAAGCTGGTCCATCTACATTTGTATAACAAAATATGTGACATTTGTGGAAAATCCTTTCACGGTGGCGAAGCATTTCGCCGACACCAGGAGGAGCATTCTGATTTACCAAGGTCACTGATTAAATGCGAATTATGTGACGCTGAACTTACGACGAAGTACGGTTTGGCGCGTCATATGAAAGTAATGCACACGGAGGAGTATCAAACGCCCCAGGTGTGTCCCATTTGCTCAAAAGTGTCACCAACTCTTCGGTCGCAACAAACACATTTTAAATACATGCACGCCACAGAAAAAAAACATGTCTGCAAACTTTGTGACAAAGCCTTCAAAAGGCCCAACGACTTgcga gagCACATGACGACACATACTGGTGAAGTTTTGtatacatgtacattttgtcCCCAAACGTTTAACTCTAACGCAAATATGTACGCTCATCGTAAGCGAAAACACCCAAAGGAATGGGCAGAAAAATGTGCGAAGAAAAGAACTTCCATTGGAATTGGACAACTAGTCCAAAAAGATTTGGTATCTATAATGGAATCGGCGGATGCAGAAGAAtcaaaatag